In Fusarium fujikuroi IMI 58289 draft genome, chromosome FFUJ_chr02, the genomic stretch ACGCAAGAGCTGCTACGATAGGTAAACTTTGCAATGTGATGTCCGGTACTCCGTTTGGAATTGGGACCTGGTCCATGGAACCTGTTTGAACGCTTGAATTCAGACTGAGGCTCTTACATGATCGCGGCATCTAAAATGTGCGACGCACCCCGCTCTGTGAACAAATGGTTGCCATAAATGTCGATGCTGACCAGTAGCAAGTGATTCCGTAACCCCGCGGAGCAGTTGACTTTGAGCCGATACTACGTTGATACTACATGTGGATGTATGGACTGATGGATTTGTCTAATAAATCGCGGTTGAGAACCGTAAAAACTTACATTCTCTGTGACCGCAACACCGCAACCAGAAGAGTGGATCAGCCACTAAGAGTGTCAAGAGGTCTGACATCCCCCCTATCACTCCCGGTTCAACGGGACAAAGTTATGTTAAACCGTTATGGACAGCAAGCAGATGTCGAGGCACGAGGGCAGCCTTAATAACAGGAACAGCACTAATAAAGTTAGGAGGAGCTCACGAGTCTGAATCATGTTGTTTGCATGTCTCATTTAACTCGATTGGCTTACCAGCCTTTCTCGTGTTCGGGTTGGCGTCCATCTATTTCCCAGCTCGGACCAATCTGGTACGGGAGGTGCCGCAGCTTGCATTGACTGAAAGGCCCTGGCTCTGGTGAGGTAGGGCAACCTCACCTCATAAGACACTCATTCCAGTGTTGCGAGATATCGATTTGATCCCCTGATCCAGATTGGCTGGGCTGAACTGAGCGGGCAGCGGCATGCATGCCTCTCATCAGTCGCATGAGGTTTTTGTAGGATGGATGCATCGGGCGTGTTCATGGATTAGTGACCCCGCCCCCCCACCTCACTAATATCAAGGATGAGGTGGAAGACGcgggagaaggaagaagagaaagagaagaaaaattCATCCCATGCTTTTCAAGGTCAATGCTGGCTCCAGCACTTGGGGCCGCTAACATAAAAAAGGATTATTAAAGCAAGAGCATGGACTGAGAGAGCAGGGTATCTGCCAGCCTATTCTCAACAACTGATGACTGTTTCTGCTATTTCCTTCCCCCGTCGACATTATTCGATCTTGATCCCTCGACGCTCACAGAAACTGTCTGGCCCTGCTTCCTCGATCGGAGAGACTAGGATCGCTGCTAGAGAGGAGACCTCGATCTGGTGACACAGACTCGACTGGCACACGACATCGACTTATAGGGGAATTTAAGTGAAAAACAAAACAGTAACACTGTACTGCGATCATCAGGACTGGTtactaaaaaaaggaaatatcCTGGGGAACCAGCCAGCTGGTCCAAACGCTCAAAGCCCAAAGTACCGGTACACaaacaaaaagcaaaacCGCCAGAGACATCTCGAGCCAATAGAGTAGACAGGGACAACGGCAGCCACCAGTAACAGCTTGAGTCCTCGAGGTCACCACCTGGACTCTAATTAATATCCAACCCGCCGATCCCAGTGCGGCCTCACTCATTCATCTTACCacccttttcctttctctagcttctcctttcctttccttttctcgtTCTGTTTCCCATTCACTTACGCTTTTCTATTTCCCAGCCTCACAAATAATTCACTTCACCTTTTGGGTCTTTAGCCTCCAGACTCAACACTTTTCCATGCTGTACATGCACTAATACGTAAGTCGACCTCGCTTCTTCTGTCCCCTGTTTTCGCGTGTCTGCGGCATGCTGCTCCCGGCGCCGCTCTTTCTACCCCTGGCCCTTCTATTGATTAGCGGATGGAGTCTCGCGGCATCGTTGAGCTGTGCCTGAGCGGCTTGACCGCCCTATCCCTGGCTCTGAGGCGGATTCCGTTGACGCCTTCTTGACGGCCATGTCATGACGGCCCAGGCAAGCCACTGCTTACCCCAGCTTGACCCCTGGATCTGCCCATCATCGCGTCTGCTTCTGATATACACGCGAGTGTCTTCCACCGCTTCGAGTCCTTGTCTTCTTGACCGTATAATCTTCACCTTACCCATGAGCCCATAACGCCTTACAGCTAGCCTTCCGCCGCTCAACCATTTTCGCTTTTCGTCCGTCTTTTACGGTGACCGCTTTATTCAGAGCTGACTTTAATACTTGACAGACCCCACGCGATCAGTTCATACACAGAGTTGCGCGCGGTCTCTTATAATACCAACTTTCTTCCTATCCACCGTACTAAGCAGGGCTACACCTACCTCCCCTGACGATATTTGGCCAACCTCTTTATCTTTTGACACCTCACCCAACATCTCGTCATCTGCCGGTTCGTGTATTGTCCAAGTGCTGGCTTCCACGGCGGGTCGACCATTTCCGTATCATCCCATCTCGCTCATCCTGGTCTCATCGGACCACATCTTCCCCGGCTTAACATCCCGCCAGATCGGTTACTTTATTGCTCGATCACGCCCTGTGCTTTAGCTGCGTATTCGGCTTTGAAAACCATTGAAACACATATCATAACTTGACCTGCCTCGCTTGGTGGTCTCTGTATTTGTTTATATACGCCATCAATCTTCACTCAGCCATATCTGACAACAGAGTTGATCTTCTGTCTAATATCAACGACACCTTGGATTGAGCTGCTGCATGAGCTCGACCCGAACTTGGCTTGGCTATCATGTTTCTCCATGCTGGTGCTAGCCTTCACGGCCACGAGTACTCGACAAATCGACAGACACAAGCGCCCCAAGGAGCGTTGCCCTTCCTCCGATCAGCGCTTCGACGCCGGTCAGATGCTGATAAAACAACAAGGCCATTATCAGCAGACGTTACTTTCTTACCACAACCCCGACCAATGTCATACCATGAGAAACTCCCCCCCGTGACTACAGTGACGCCAGTGCGCCGGACCTCTCGCCCTAGACCTAAGTCTGAGTACATGCCTCGGCGAGATCTGTCGGTTCGGTTTCGTGAACCGGAAACTGATGACGACCTGCCACCGTCAGAGGTTCAGAGCGAAGACGAAGGCTCTGCTGCCTGCTCAGATATAAGTGATCTAAGTGATTCATCCACAGCACctcgaagaaggaggaggaagcgcACCTTCAGAAAATCTACACAATTTCTTCTTGCACACCCAGCACCTCGACCAGGAGCCAGACAACGCCGCTTGGTCCATCGCCCACGACTACTCCTTCAATTACAAGAAGTCGGCGAGAAGCGCCCAATACCCGCATTTGATGTAGTACCGTCCAGCCTCATCACGGGCTCTCAAATTGTACCTCGTATGGCCAAGCGTTGCCCTCACCTGTTCCATACGAAGCCAGCCCTTGGCATGAACGATCTTCTTATTGTTCGCAGTGAGGACTATGACACGCCAGCATCTCCAGGATCTCTCGATACCGAAGACTCGCTTGACCAAAGGGACGTCGTTGCAGTTATTAGCCCACTTCCCCAAATGGGTGACGAGTCCGCCGAAATCGTGATGGAAGATGGATCGACCTGGGAGTCAAGTCTGATGGCCAATGGCTCATATGAGTTCATTGGAGTCGACGAGCGAGGACGAATTAGTACGGCACGATGGGTCAAGAAGACTTCGACGCCAACATCCCCCATGCCTAAGAATACTGGCGAACAGACACCACCACCGAGCCCGTTACCCACGGAAGTCAAGTGGACATTTAGTATGATACACCCCGACACAAGACGGCACCCAATCATGGGTTCCCTAATGTCAAATACGCTGGACGTCTTTGACACTTATAATACCATGTCGACCTCAAGTGGTCGTTATCCTCCAACTCGAAGCACACCACTAGATTCTAAGCTTGCCAGCGACTGGATCGTCTCGAATCCACCTGAAATTCAGTCACGATTGACGAAAGTGGTGCCAGAAGACATCAAACTTCTGATGGTTGCAACGGCATCGTGGGTCAACCTTAGACAAAGTGGATTGCCTGGATCGGGAATCTGCAGGACACCATCGACGTTGCAAAAACGCACACTTAGCAATGGTGGTGGTCCGCAGAGAGCGCAGACATTCCCTGCTCGCCCAAGCCTTTCCCTTGTTAATCCTTCACATCAACTACCGCATGTCAACACGAGCCCGGCAAGTAGTTCTTTGGACAGTTGCACATCGGACATACCCGCACGTCGAAGGTCGGTGTCCTACAATGCCGGGTTTGTCAAGCGGTTTGTGACGCCGCGTGTCAGCGAGGATGGACGACCTCCGCTAGAGACCCTCGACATCAAGTCAGACAGGCCACCGACAAGACGTGTGAGCATTAGTGTGCGGAATTTTGCAGACAAGATTTTCCGCCGGAGAAGCAACTCTCATGCGCAGGCTGAAGATATATATGGTCACAAGTTCGAATATTGATACATCGATAGTGATGATtgtaatataaatataccttGTCCTTGAACGGACTTATCTTCGCACATGGCACATCTTTGGTTCCTGAAAGCACTAATCTACTCTGAACATGAAACTGGCGCCTCAGTTGGTGAGAACGGACACTTCAAGCCGGAAACACGGCGAAGTGGAGCCTTTCCTCCTCCGGAATGGCACCTCTTCACGGGCGGAGGACCCTTCCACATGGTGGGGCACTTGATAATGCTGACCGGATTGAGTGTATGATTACATTTAGGGAATGCTGGGTCAAAGATTGAGGGGTCTTTGACCATGAGCTTAGTAGGATGTATAGTTCTGTCCATCTAACTATTGTGCAACGTAGCATTTTATCCTGTCTAGTGAATGCTTATAGATCTAGCAGGCAGTAACAAAGAAACGCAATCATAAGAAGTGTGATGGTTGACACGCAAAGCGAGCTTTAAGCTGGCTTAGGCAAAGGAAGCTTGCGTGTTTGACGCGGTACTTTCGGACTACTTCGGACGACCGGTGGCGGTGTTTTGGATGTCATGCCTACGAATCAGTTGGCCATTTCTGAGAAATGAAGAGTAAGCATACTGTTCAAGCCGTGTTGCATAATTTCCTATTGGAGCCTTTAGCATTGAGGTGGAAGACAACGTTGTCCCGCTGTCTTGGGTATCCCGTCTTCGTTTTGACTGGGATGGAAACTGATTGGATGAATGTGTTTGATTAGAAGAGACGAGAACACAAACCGGCTCAGCTTGGCCCATAGTACTCGGGGGAAGCAGTATCACCATCACACGCTGCGCTTGTGATAGCATTGACGTTTTTCGGGCTTGAATGGGGGATAAGAATCACACCAACAAAGTGGAACCAATCAGCCACAAATGCGAGTTGCCGTTACTAAGGACAGCAAGCAAGGTCGAGTAATGGGACAAAGGGTTGGAGGTTTCACTCGACGGTCAGCTACAAAATGAAGTTGAGCAGTTGATCACGGAAAGCCTCAAAATCCAAGCGGGGTGATTCTCTGCGTATTACCGCTCAAGTCCATGGTTATTCCCGTACCTAACCCTCTGAACCCTTCCTTTGTGATTGACCTACGACGGGACGGATGACAATCACTTCTTGGTAGTGGCATGCATACAGCGATAAAGGGGGACTTGCTGTGCATACAGAGTCTGAAGAACAGAGAATCAAGGCGATGCGACAGAGTGCAATGTAACATTGAGATCGAAGGAAACACGCTATAGGTCACAGTGAAGACCCTGAATTTAATTAAGCCCACCTAGGTAGGCTTCACTGATTACGATCCATATCTTGCACATGCTCCTGATCAACTGTCCCGTCGGTTTTAAATCCCCTTCGTTTCTCTGGGGCTGATGCGCGCGTACTGGCCCCGGAAAAGTGGAACCTGGAGCTCTGAGAACCTTAGGTGCAGTTAGATGTGTCCGCCAggctactgctgctgcatcatccatcaccatTTACGGTCGCCCAGCCCGCTTCTTAatcctccaactcctcccACTTTTACTTCTACTTTTGCCTTTGCATATATTGCCTAACTCTGAAAGTATTCTCAGGTCCAGGTCGCCACGTCCTGCATGTTGATTGCAAATATCGACGTCGACTTCAGAATAAGCTCAATGCCCACCACCTGTCCTTCGCCGCCCCGCCTTGCGATTCAATAAACGTCCCGCCTGAGCTGTTGCGCTGAGCCCAGCTGAGCTGAGCCGCCCGCTCTCGGCTGCCCGACGGTGTTCGAGTGAATCGCATCATTTATCGATCACTTCATTACTTACCCTCGCACCCACCTGCCCGCCATGGATGAGAACACTGGTCCTCGCCCCTCGGGTTCTCACGGTTCTATGCCGTCTACAACTGCATCTAACCTACTAGCAAACTTCCTGCCATACGAGCCCATCTCACGATCCACGTCCCCGGGTATTCCTTACCTCAAGAccgatgaagacgacaagAAACGATATCGGCCCCGAACTTTTGCATACTTTTCTCAGCTCCCATTTgaagtcgaagaagaagcccaacGAGATGCTGCTCTGCAGGGCATCCTCAAACAACTATACATTGCTATTAGAGCGGAAGACTTCTCCCCAGGAGCTCTCCATTGGACCAAGGAGCTCCAGGGATGGCTCAACCTCAAGTTTGAGATGACGAGAGAGCAGAGAGCAAAGCTAACTAAACTTTATTATTCCCTTGCATTGGCTCCCGGCCTAGATGCAACCGCCTCGGACCGCTTCTTGCGCATGGTCCTCACTCTCACAAGGTACGTGTGCTGACAACATTTTGATGACATCAATTCACATCTTGTAGGAAGAATCATTATTTGAAGCCCGGTGAAGATCTCGTTCTTGAATGGAGGCCATTGTGGAACGAAATCAAAGCATGGCTTCTCCCCTCAGAAGTCGCAGCGCACCAGAGCAACCGCAAGCGTTCCGCTAAACAGCTGCTCAAGCTGTGCACACATGTCCACACGTATTTCGACCCTTCCGAACGCCGAGCGATGCTGGGGGAGTTCTTGCCATTCTTCAGTGTTAATGAGCTGCCCAACGCCTACATCGTAGTGGGAGTTTTGAATGCTTTGCTGCCAAGTCACCCCGCTCCCATCAACGAACCTCAGTCTCAACCAGCCGATGTCTTCCCCACGCTCTTCCACTTGTGGTCTATCATAAATCGATCAAAATCATTTGATATCTTTTTCATTGACCTACTGTCTCGTATTGCTCGAGACCATATAGCCTGCTCCTATGTCCCATTCGGAAGCCATGGCATCTTTTCAAAGGACCAATCCGACCTCATTTTCACGGCCATTCTCAGGCTCACACAAATCCCCGTGGGCCAAGCCAATTCGCCGTATACTCCTCTGGACTATCTATCTGGGGCAGGTATTTATGTTGAgaaagataagaagaagtATCCAGTGGCCTATATGATATCCCGCTTGATCGTGAGCTCTTTGTCTCCGGCTTGCCTAAAAGAAGATGATTCTATTATCTCACACTTGGAAGGCCTTATGGAGTCGATCGATACTTTCTTTCACCCCTCCAACCAAGGCTCGTGGACCACCATGCTTGGTCAGTTGACCCTCTACCTCACCGAGGCGTTCGTCTCCCGATGGAATCGCGAGCAGAGCGGTGAACTGGATCTTCCCGAGGATCGTAAAATCAATGATGGGTTGAAAAAGCGTTTTGTGATGGCACTCAAAGAAGTGACATTCATGGGTCTTTTCTCCAAAAGCAGCCGCGTGTCGTACTATTACTACAGCGCCTTGCAAGGACTTGCATATCTCGAACCGGACCTGGTTTTGCCCGGTGCATTGCAGCGTTTTTACCCCAGTCTTCAAGGACTTGTGGAGGTGCATAGAACCACATCAAGTCTGAATGGATTACAGATGATTGCCAACATCATGTCCAAGCAAAAGGGTTATAGATGTCACATCACGGCtcttttggctttggctctcCCTGGTATCGATGCAAATGATCTCAACAAGACCCAATACACGCTCAACTTCATTCAAAGTGTCGCGTATAGCATTCCTATGGTACCATTGGTCAAGGAAGGAGGAAGCCACATCCAACTAGCCATGGAGTGGGTCCAAGGTCAAATGGATCGCATGGAGCGTGAAGGCCAGAATGTGAAGTTTGACTATAAAAACGAACTCAgcgacgaagacgaggccAGTATTCTGAGATCATCGACTACTGGCTTTGGCGAGTTCATCCTGACACTTCTCGGGAAAGTGTTCACACTCCTGGAGAATTTGCCTGACGCAAACCAAGTCCGTGGCGGCACCCCTGAAGACAATGTCATCAACGCTCTACCGGCTGCGTTATCGCCCCTGTTTGCATCTTTGTCGCCGGAACTTTTCGACATGGCTCTGGAGAAGGTGGCAACGTTTGTTTCAAGCCACGTGGTCCATCAAGCACGAGATGCAATGGCATGGATCTTGAATGCGCTCTGCAAGGTCAACCCCGAGAAAACtctcaaggtcttcattCCCATGCTTGTTGTCAATATTCGCAACGAGATTGACTATAACAACGCCGCGTCCGACCGAAGTAGTGGAACAGACTACTTGCCCCGAGATCGGGCATTGGTTTGGTATGTCAGCATGCTTGCCATGGCAGTTGTCCATGTCGGAAGTGAGGTCTTAAAATACAAAGATGAGCTCTTGGGCATTGCGGGATACATGCAGGAGAAATGTCGTGGTCTGCCCACTATTTTGGTCTCCAATTACATACATCATCTCTTGCTCAACTTGACGCACACCTATCCCATCGATCACGCTCTGTATGAGCCCGAGGTCATCGAACGTGGTCTCGATGTCGATGATTGGGGAAAGACAACTGCCCCGGCCGATCTCAGTATTCGGTGGCACCAGCCATCTCCTGCCGAGATCGAATTTGCCGTTGAACTCTTTGCTTCCCAAACAAAGTCTGCAAAAGATCAATTGGAATCGCTCATGAGCGACAACCCACCAGTGAGCCGTACtggcaagaacaaggagtgGTCTGACGAGGTTTCTCGGCTTATGCAGCAAATCCGCCTGGTCACGTCAGGCATGGCCACCATGTTCGACCCTGAGCGTGCTGCGGGTATCATGACCGGAAACACAGAGGAAGACCACGATGTGGCTCgcgaagatgacgacgaaatgatgattgatgaagaccctcttgctgaggttgccgaggacgaggaaCTCCGGCCTCAGTTCCGCTACAAGGCAGGCTATGCCCTCAAATCCAGCGACCCTGCCTATAGCAGAATCCACGATCTACGAGAAGAGTTAGGTCATCTACTGACCAAAACGCACTCTTTCCTTAACGAgaaccaagaagatgatgtgAATTCATTCACCGCCCTGTACGCCGCCTATCGTACCTGGATTACTGATGTTGGCATTGAACGCTCTGCTCATCCCCTGGAGAGACATGTTCGACTTTACAAATCTGACATTGCCGCCTTCAAGATCAAAGGCTTGAGGAAGGTCTATCCTcgacctcttctcatcaagcgTGCTGAGGCGTATCAGCTTTTGCGACGTAAACATAACGCCTCATCGCGGCAGAAGAGCGAACTTGACAAACGGTTgctgcttgatcttgccgaATCGAGTCTTTCGCTTTATGCTGATGTGCGACGAGTTGCACAGAGCGCTCAGGACTCGTCGTTGAAGTCACTTATTGGCGGTAAGCCGTTAGTGATTCCTGTTATTCTTGAGCGTCTCAGAAAAGCAATTGAAACGAACGACCATGACCGAATCAAGGGAGGCATGTACACTCTATTGTTCACGTCTCTTTCGAGAACTCTCCTCAAAGATTGGCGCTTCGCCCCTGAAGCCATGCGATTGTATATCGAGACTGCAGGTATTGACAAGCCTTCCATTCAAAACCTGGGCTCGTCAGCGTTATACACTCTGATTGACTTCGGCAAGCCCTTTGAACGCATGATTGTCATTAATGATGAAATTTTGGATACAATCAAGCCTGCTGCTGATGTCGCTGCAGCTATTGATAGTCGCCATCAATTTATTATGCAACGTAGGACGAGAGTCGAGAGTTCCAAGTCTGCC encodes the following:
- a CDS encoding related to Mms19p; translated protein: MDENTGPRPSGSHGSMPSTTASNLLANFLPYEPISRSTSPGIPYLKTDEDDKKRYRPRTFAYFSQLPFEVEEEAQRDAALQGILKQLYIAIRAEDFSPGALHWTKELQGWLNLKFEMTREQRAKLTKLYYSLALAPGLDATASDRFLRMVLTLTRKNHYLKPGEDLVLEWRPLWNEIKAWLLPSEVAAHQSNRKRSAKQLLKLCTHVHTYFDPSERRAMLGEFLPFFSVNELPNAYIVVGVLNALLPSHPAPINEPQSQPADVFPTLFHLWSIINRSKSFDIFFIDLLSRIARDHIACSYVPFGSHGIFSKDQSDLIFTAILRLTQIPVGQANSPYTPLDYLSGAGIYVEKDKKKYPVAYMISRLIVSSLSPACLKEDDSIISHLEGLMESIDTFFHPSNQGSWTTMLGQLTLYLTEAFVSRWNREQSGELDLPEDRKINDGLKKRFVMALKEVTFMGLFSKSSRVSYYYYSALQGLAYLEPDLVLPGALQRFYPSLQGLVEVHRTTSSLNGLQMIANIMSKQKGYRCHITALLALALPGIDANDLNKTQYTLNFIQSVAYSIPMVPLVKEGGSHIQLAMEWVQGQMDRMEREGQNVKFDYKNELSDEDEASILRSSTTGFGEFILTLLGKVFTLLENLPDANQVRGGTPEDNVINALPAALSPLFASLSPELFDMALEKVATFVSSHVVHQARDAMAWILNALCKVNPEKTLKVFIPMLVVNIRNEIDYNNAASDRSSGTDYLPRDRALVWYVSMLAMAVVHVGSEVLKYKDELLGIAGYMQEKCRGLPTILVSNYIHHLLLNLTHTYPIDHALYEPEVIERGLDVDDWGKTTAPADLSIRWHQPSPAEIEFAVELFASQTKSAKDQLESLMSDNPPVSRTGKNKEWSDEVSRLMQQIRLVTSGMATMFDPERAAGIMTGNTEEDHDVAREDDDEMMIDEDPLAEVAEDEELRPQFRYKAGYALKSSDPAYSRIHDLREELGHLLTKTHSFLNENQEDDVNSFTALYAAYRTWITDVGIERSAHPLERHVRLYKSDIAAFKIKGLRKVYPRPLLIKRAEAYQLLRRKHNASSRQKSELDKRLLLDLAESSLSLYADVRRVAQSAQDSSLKSLIGGKPLVIPVILERLRKAIETNDHDRIKGGMYTLLFTSLSRTLLKDWRFAPEAMRLYIETAGIDKPSIQNLGSSALYTLIDFGKPFERMIVINDEILDTIKPAADVAAAIDSRHQFIMQRRTRVESSKSALGLELTERAKGAHWKIATRCAIFATNLCLRFHTLAPPEFIELVAQGTNDPHPGLRGYYLSAFTSVFTAVDMRAVYGHEYRNYLLEKEVGDRNRIQVTVEKGDAEFTHNFLEAFKQPEEAEYMVDADHPGWLVWGKKFTAYRAKPLPFNAYDDVETAVRDQMGRILNREWLSQCFDYLKQEPRDASTDRFRMSNVYLLMHVFDLMHYGKTLVTLDDVKELVKEVFGDGNDKHQHRATSEIMGALLAGSSDDPPEIRNRVWEYAATFMLNIFADDLTPDNLQYWLTCLHLVLDSKDPRRSHEIVDTLRAFRLDMTSNAAFKESSKVQLLEFIVADGGWHFRHEQAILDDFLAHIDHPYKAVREAIGRVLSVIYKTRYHESFENVGNLLEQNKAASPTGIRPYQPTEEFSATIKDVFQRLEKWRHERTPGQQTPSSYTSGSKTVLMWLDCTLSSHECIQLVPFFPTPFMEELLHMMDVKEDPELMRLAYHVYRHLPNIPFRDGEDTEFIDALIRIGKTSSSWHQRLRALVNMQVIYFRRIFLTRSAQREALFTAVSDMLCDAQLEVRSCASTTLAGMIRCSPRRIRDPTIARLKARFEDELERNPMPKRNRHLAGTDTPVDIHKQITRRHAAILGLGALIEAFPYATPPPEWMPEVLAMLARKAAADPGVVGKATKTILSEFKKTRQDSWTVDQKYFTSEQLEDLEGVLWKSYFA